The Pogona vitticeps strain Pit_001003342236 chromosome 6, PviZW2.1, whole genome shotgun sequence genome contains a region encoding:
- the CDH24 gene encoding cadherin-24 isoform X1: protein MASFLQLLLAWLGGCGCAGRLVPPIQGTKAGPFRGNMSQRWDRPLLRSRRSWVWNQFFVIEEYAGPEPVLIGRLHTDVDRGEGRIKYVLTGEGAGTVFVIDEKTGNIHVTKTLDREEKAQYTLLAQAVDRASNRPLEPPSEFIIKVQDINDNPPVFLHGPYHATVPEMSNVGTSVIQVTAHDADDPAYGNSAKLVYTVLEGLPFFSVDPQTGVIRTATPNMDRETQQEFLVVVQAKDMGGHAGGLSGSTTVTVTLSDVNDNPPRFPQSSYQFSVVETAPPGSAVGRLRAHDPDEGENALLAYSILDGGDGAEAFAIHTDSLGQDGIITVKKPLDFESRRSYTFRVEATNTIIDPQYIRKGPFKDVATVRVTVEDADEPPAFSRSEYHLAVYENSPLGTLTGKVTAVDLDSPSSVIRYSILPPTDPERYFSINPQDGTILTSVPLDREVLPWHNVTVVATELDSPTQVSHVQVAIQILDVNDNPPQLEHNYEPFVCDNTASGQLVQVIRAVDRDEDGNSSRIIIRSPVGLREPNVTVRDNKDNSAALLLRAARPPVPGTSLLVPLELVDGGSPTRTGSPTLTVSVCRCRRDGAMRSCSPEALGSPAGLSTGALLAILACVGTLLALVLLFVALRRQKQAALLPFEEEDVRENIITYDDEGGGEEDTEAFDMAALQNPDAAPPPPPPPQHRRLLRRDVLPRLHFPPSLPARVPPQPHDVASFLAARLSEVDADPSVPPYDSIQVYGYEGQGSSAGSLSSPGSSCAGDSEAGGYEYLEEWGPLFRTLAELYGTPEGPPST, encoded by the exons ATGGCCAGCTTTCTGCAGCTCCTGCTGGCCTGGTTGGGGGGCTGTGGCTGTGCAGGCCGGCTTGTTCCCCCCATCCAGGGAACCAAGGCAGGGCCTTTCCGGGGAAACATGTCTCAGCGTTGGGATCGGCCCCTCTTGAGGTCCCGCCGCAGCTGGGTCTGGAACCAGTTCTTTGTCATCGAGGAATATGCCGGACCGGAGCCTGTCCTCATTGGAAGG CTTCACACAGATGTGGACCGTGGGGAAGGTCGCATCAAGTATGTGCTGACCGGAGAAGGGGCAGGCACCGTCTTTGTGATTGATGAGAAGACTGGCAACATCCATGTCACCAAGACCTTGGACCGAGAGGAGAAAGCGCAGTACACGTTGCTGGCCCAGGCTGTGGATCGGGCATCCAACCGGCCGCTGGAACCACCGTCTGAATTCATTATCAAAGTCCAAGACATCAATGATAACCCACCAGTTTTCTTGCACGGTCCCTACCATGCCACCGTGCCCGAGATGAGCAACGTGG GTACATCTGTAATCCAGGTAACGGCCCACGATGCAGACGATCCAGCCTACGGAAACAGCGCCAAGCTGGTCTATACGGTACTCGAAGGGTTGCCGTTCTTCTCCGTCGACCCCCAGACGG GTGTGATCCGGACGGCAACCCCCAATATGGACCGGGAAACACAGCAGGAATTTCTCGTGGTGGTGCAGGCCAAAGACATGGGGGGACACGCTGGGGGGCTTTCAGGAAGCACAACCGTCACTGTCACACTTAGCGATGTCAACGACAACCCGCCCCGCTTCCCGCAGA GTTCCTACCAGTTTTCTGTGGTGGAGACTGCACCGCCTGGCTCAGCAGTGGGGCGGTTGCGGGCACATGATCCCGACGAAGGGGAGAATGCCCTGCTTGCTTATAGCATCCTGGATGGAGGGGATGGAGCAGAAGCCTTTGCCATCCACACAGATTCActgggacaggatggcatcatcACCGTCAAAAAG CCCCTGGATTTTGAATCCCGGCGCTCTTACACCTTCCGAGTGGAAGCCACCAACACCATCATTGATCCCCAGTACATCCGCAAGGGACCTTTCAAAGACGTGGCCACGGTCCGGGTCACGGTGGAGGATGCCGACGAGCCCCCGGCTTTCTCTCGCTCGGAGTATCACCTCGCCGTCTACGAGAACAGCCCTCTGGGGACCCTTACGGGAAAGGTGACTGCGGTGGACCTCGATTCTCCCAGCAGTGTCATCCG ATACTCCATCCTGCCGCCCACGGACCCCGAGCGCTATTTCAGCATCAACCCTCAGGACGGGACGATCCTTACCTCAGTGCCTCTCGACCGGGAAGTGTTACCTTGGCACAACGTGACTGTGGTGGCAACTGAACTTG ACAGCCCTACACAAGTCTCCCACGTCCAAGTGGCTATCCAGATCCTGGATGTCAACGACAATCCCCCCCAACTGGAGCATAACTACGAGCCTTTTGTCTGTGATAATACAGCCTCTGGACAA CTGGTGCAGGTGATCCGGGCAGTGGATCGAGATGAGGACGGGAACTCGAGCCGCATCATCATCCGCTCCCCAGTCGGACTGAGGGAACCCAATGTCACCGTGCGGGACAACAAGG ATAACTCTGCCGCTTTGCTCCTCCGAGCCGCCCGCCCGCCGGTCCCGGGAACGTCCTTGTTGGTGCCACTAGAACTTGTGGATGGGGGTTCCCCCACCCGCACGGGTTCCCCAACACTTACAGTGAGCGTCTGCCGGTGTCGGCGAGACGGGGCCATGCGCTCCTGCAGTCCCGAGGCGTTGGGATCTCCTGCCGGCCTCAGCACGGGCGCCCTTCTCGCTATCCTGGCCTGTGTCGGCACCCTGCTCG CCCTCGTGTTGCTCTTTGTCGCCCTGCGGAGGCAGAAGCAGGCAGCGCTGCTCCCCTTCGAAGAGGAAGACGTGCGAGAGAACATCATCACCTACGACGACGAGGGTGGCGGCGAGGAGGACACGGAGGCCTTCGACATGGCGGCCCTGCAGAACCCCGACGCGGCCcctccgccgcccccgcccccccagcaCCGGCGCCTCCTCCGGCGGGACGTCCTGCCTCGTCTCCATTTCCCCCCATCCTTGCCCGCCCGGGTCCCGCCACAGCCTCACGACGTGGCCAGCTTCTTGGCGGCTCGCTTGAGCGAGGTGGACGCCGACCCCTCGGTGCCCCCTTACGACTCCATCCAGGTGTACGGCTACGAGGGTCAGGGCTCCTCTGCTGGCTCTCTCAGCTCCCCCGGCTCGTCCTGCGCTGGCGACAGTGAGGCAGGCGGATACGAGTACCTGGAAGAATGGGGGCCTCTCTTCCGGACCCTGGCAGAGCTCTACGGGACTCCGGAAGGGCCACCGTCCACCTGA
- the CDH24 gene encoding cadherin-24 isoform X2, which yields MDRETQQEFLVVVQAKDMGGHAGGLSGSTTVTVTLSDVNDNPPRFPQSSYQFSVVETAPPGSAVGRLRAHDPDEGENALLAYSILDGGDGAEAFAIHTDSLGQDGIITVKKPLDFESRRSYTFRVEATNTIIDPQYIRKGPFKDVATVRVTVEDADEPPAFSRSEYHLAVYENSPLGTLTGKVTAVDLDSPSSVIRYSILPPTDPERYFSINPQDGTILTSVPLDREVLPWHNVTVVATELDSPTQVSHVQVAIQILDVNDNPPQLEHNYEPFVCDNTASGQLVQVIRAVDRDEDGNSSRIIIRSPVGLREPNVTVRDNKDNSAALLLRAARPPVPGTSLLVPLELVDGGSPTRTGSPTLTVSVCRCRRDGAMRSCSPEALGSPAGLSTGALLAILACVGTLLALVLLFVALRRQKQAALLPFEEEDVRENIITYDDEGGGEEDTEAFDMAALQNPDAAPPPPPPPQHRRLLRRDVLPRLHFPPSLPARVPPQPHDVASFLAARLSEVDADPSVPPYDSIQVYGYEGQGSSAGSLSSPGSSCAGDSEAGGYEYLEEWGPLFRTLAELYGTPEGPPST from the exons ATGGACCGGGAAACACAGCAGGAATTTCTCGTGGTGGTGCAGGCCAAAGACATGGGGGGACACGCTGGGGGGCTTTCAGGAAGCACAACCGTCACTGTCACACTTAGCGATGTCAACGACAACCCGCCCCGCTTCCCGCAGA GTTCCTACCAGTTTTCTGTGGTGGAGACTGCACCGCCTGGCTCAGCAGTGGGGCGGTTGCGGGCACATGATCCCGACGAAGGGGAGAATGCCCTGCTTGCTTATAGCATCCTGGATGGAGGGGATGGAGCAGAAGCCTTTGCCATCCACACAGATTCActgggacaggatggcatcatcACCGTCAAAAAG CCCCTGGATTTTGAATCCCGGCGCTCTTACACCTTCCGAGTGGAAGCCACCAACACCATCATTGATCCCCAGTACATCCGCAAGGGACCTTTCAAAGACGTGGCCACGGTCCGGGTCACGGTGGAGGATGCCGACGAGCCCCCGGCTTTCTCTCGCTCGGAGTATCACCTCGCCGTCTACGAGAACAGCCCTCTGGGGACCCTTACGGGAAAGGTGACTGCGGTGGACCTCGATTCTCCCAGCAGTGTCATCCG ATACTCCATCCTGCCGCCCACGGACCCCGAGCGCTATTTCAGCATCAACCCTCAGGACGGGACGATCCTTACCTCAGTGCCTCTCGACCGGGAAGTGTTACCTTGGCACAACGTGACTGTGGTGGCAACTGAACTTG ACAGCCCTACACAAGTCTCCCACGTCCAAGTGGCTATCCAGATCCTGGATGTCAACGACAATCCCCCCCAACTGGAGCATAACTACGAGCCTTTTGTCTGTGATAATACAGCCTCTGGACAA CTGGTGCAGGTGATCCGGGCAGTGGATCGAGATGAGGACGGGAACTCGAGCCGCATCATCATCCGCTCCCCAGTCGGACTGAGGGAACCCAATGTCACCGTGCGGGACAACAAGG ATAACTCTGCCGCTTTGCTCCTCCGAGCCGCCCGCCCGCCGGTCCCGGGAACGTCCTTGTTGGTGCCACTAGAACTTGTGGATGGGGGTTCCCCCACCCGCACGGGTTCCCCAACACTTACAGTGAGCGTCTGCCGGTGTCGGCGAGACGGGGCCATGCGCTCCTGCAGTCCCGAGGCGTTGGGATCTCCTGCCGGCCTCAGCACGGGCGCCCTTCTCGCTATCCTGGCCTGTGTCGGCACCCTGCTCG CCCTCGTGTTGCTCTTTGTCGCCCTGCGGAGGCAGAAGCAGGCAGCGCTGCTCCCCTTCGAAGAGGAAGACGTGCGAGAGAACATCATCACCTACGACGACGAGGGTGGCGGCGAGGAGGACACGGAGGCCTTCGACATGGCGGCCCTGCAGAACCCCGACGCGGCCcctccgccgcccccgcccccccagcaCCGGCGCCTCCTCCGGCGGGACGTCCTGCCTCGTCTCCATTTCCCCCCATCCTTGCCCGCCCGGGTCCCGCCACAGCCTCACGACGTGGCCAGCTTCTTGGCGGCTCGCTTGAGCGAGGTGGACGCCGACCCCTCGGTGCCCCCTTACGACTCCATCCAGGTGTACGGCTACGAGGGTCAGGGCTCCTCTGCTGGCTCTCTCAGCTCCCCCGGCTCGTCCTGCGCTGGCGACAGTGAGGCAGGCGGATACGAGTACCTGGAAGAATGGGGGCCTCTCTTCCGGACCCTGGCAGAGCTCTACGGGACTCCGGAAGGGCCACCGTCCACCTGA